A genomic stretch from Brucella sp. BE17 includes:
- a CDS encoding homospermidine synthase — protein sequence MAKEKWQVHGEITGSVIMIGFGSIGRGTLPLIERHFKFEKARMVVIDPSEKNRKHLDDKGIRFLKEAITRDNYKTILGPLLKEGEGQPFVVNLSVDTGSVDLMRFAREQGALYIDTVVEPWLGFYFDAEADNAARTNYALRETARAEKRKNPDGPTAVSCCGANPGMVSWFVKKALVNLANELKLDFIEPAADDRQGWAKLMKKAGVKGIHIAERDTQRAKKPKPFNTFWNTWSVEGFIAEGLQPAELGWGSHEKWKPKNARKQKKGNKAAIFLEQPGGNTRIRTWCPTHGAQYGLLVTHNEAISIADFFTLRSKKGKLDYRPTCNYAYHPSNDAILSLDEMFGNGGRAQPVQHVLEENEILDGADELGVLLYGHDRNAYWYGSQLSIREARKLAPYQNATGLQVSSAVLAGMVWALENPLSGIVETDEIDYRRCLEVQTPYLGPVKGYYTDWTPLEGRGILFEEDIDRKDPWQFRNILVG from the coding sequence ATGGCGAAAGAGAAGTGGCAAGTCCATGGCGAGATTACCGGCTCCGTCATCATGATCGGCTTTGGGTCGATCGGGCGCGGTACCCTGCCGCTGATCGAGCGCCATTTCAAATTCGAGAAAGCGCGTATGGTCGTGATCGACCCAAGCGAAAAAAACCGCAAGCATCTCGATGACAAGGGCATTCGCTTCCTGAAAGAAGCCATCACCCGCGATAATTACAAAACTATCCTTGGTCCCCTGCTGAAAGAGGGCGAAGGCCAGCCCTTCGTCGTCAATCTGTCCGTGGATACCGGGTCGGTCGACCTGATGCGTTTTGCCCGTGAACAAGGCGCGCTTTATATCGACACCGTGGTCGAGCCATGGCTTGGTTTTTATTTTGATGCCGAGGCCGACAATGCCGCACGCACCAATTACGCCCTGCGCGAAACCGCGCGGGCCGAAAAGCGCAAGAACCCAGACGGCCCGACTGCCGTTTCGTGTTGCGGTGCCAATCCCGGCATGGTGTCGTGGTTCGTGAAAAAGGCGCTAGTCAATCTCGCGAACGAACTCAAGCTCGACTTCATTGAACCCGCAGCGGATGACCGTCAGGGCTGGGCAAAGCTCATGAAGAAAGCTGGCGTCAAGGGCATTCACATTGCCGAACGCGACACGCAGCGCGCCAAAAAGCCCAAACCCTTCAACACGTTCTGGAACACCTGGTCGGTCGAAGGCTTCATTGCTGAAGGCTTGCAGCCTGCGGAACTTGGCTGGGGCAGCCATGAAAAATGGAAGCCCAAGAATGCGCGCAAACAGAAAAAGGGCAACAAAGCAGCGATCTTTCTTGAACAGCCCGGAGGCAATACGCGCATTCGAACATGGTGTCCGACCCATGGCGCGCAATATGGTCTGCTCGTCACCCATAATGAGGCGATTTCGATTGCCGATTTCTTCACGCTGCGCAGCAAGAAGGGCAAACTCGACTATCGCCCGACCTGCAATTACGCCTATCACCCCAGCAATGACGCCATTCTGTCGCTCGACGAGATGTTCGGCAATGGCGGGCGTGCGCAGCCGGTCCAGCATGTGCTGGAAGAAAACGAAATTCTGGATGGCGCAGATGAACTCGGCGTCCTTCTCTACGGTCACGACAGGAACGCTTATTGGTATGGCTCGCAGCTTTCTATTCGCGAAGCGCGCAAACTCGCCCCCTATCAGAATGCCACCGGATTGCAGGTATCGTCCGCAGTCCTTGCCGGTATGGTCTGGGCGCTGGAAAATCCTTTAAGCGGCATCGTCGAAACCGACGAGATCGATTATCGCCGCTGCCTTGAAGTACAGACGCCCTATCTGGGCCCGGTGAAGGGATATTATACCGACTGGACCCCGCTGGAGGGCCGCGGCATACTCTTTGAAGAGGATATCGACCGCAAAGACCCTTGGCAGTTCCGCAATATCCTCGTCGGATAG
- a CDS encoding aminodeoxychorismate synthase component I translates to MPVSKRPLILFRDDKAGRDVLFANPSSIIRAESASEFECAWEAMQRAHEAGKWLAGYFAYEAGYLLEPKLAPLLPENRRTPLLCFGVFDGPCDEAIHHHNDDPHTVLHDPVAQWSFEDYQQRFDRLHQHLRDGDCYQGNLTFPVDAQWQGDPLTLFNKLSQRQPVRYATFCDLGGPVILSRSPELFFEIGSDGFIETHPMKGTMPRGSSPQEDEENRRFLMNDPKNQAENRMIVDLLRNDISLISDVGSLDVPELFRVETYPTVHQMISRVRARLKSNLPLRSIFAALFPCGSITGAPKISAMKILRELEIGPRDIYCGSLGWIAPGGQMRFNVAIRTISLLDQNHAIFNVGGGVVFDSTAQAEYEECLVKARFATGQKPASSSMSRPIRGPIIN, encoded by the coding sequence GTGCCGGTTTCTAAGAGGCCGCTTATTTTGTTTCGGGATGACAAGGCGGGCCGCGATGTTCTTTTCGCGAACCCGTCTTCGATTATCCGCGCGGAAAGTGCCAGCGAATTCGAGTGTGCATGGGAGGCGATGCAGCGCGCACATGAGGCGGGAAAATGGCTTGCAGGCTATTTCGCTTATGAAGCAGGCTATCTTCTTGAACCCAAGCTAGCACCACTCCTACCGGAAAATCGCAGAACCCCGCTGCTGTGCTTTGGCGTTTTCGACGGTCCTTGCGACGAAGCGATTCATCATCACAATGATGACCCGCATACCGTCCTGCACGACCCCGTCGCACAATGGTCATTTGAGGACTATCAGCAACGCTTCGATCGGTTGCACCAGCATTTGCGCGACGGCGACTGCTATCAGGGCAACCTGACCTTCCCTGTTGACGCGCAATGGCAGGGCGATCCGCTGACGCTTTTCAACAAGCTTAGCCAGCGTCAGCCGGTGCGTTATGCCACTTTTTGCGATCTTGGTGGCCCCGTCATCCTGTCGCGCTCGCCAGAACTGTTTTTTGAGATCGGCAGCGATGGCTTTATCGAGACCCATCCGATGAAGGGCACCATGCCGCGCGGGTCATCGCCGCAAGAAGATGAAGAAAACCGGCGCTTCCTGATGAACGACCCGAAAAACCAGGCAGAAAACCGCATGATCGTCGATCTTCTGCGCAACGACATTTCATTGATCAGCGACGTCGGTTCGCTGGATGTACCTGAGCTTTTCAGGGTTGAAACCTATCCCACCGTTCATCAGATGATCAGCCGTGTGCGCGCAAGACTGAAAAGCAATCTGCCGTTGCGGTCAATTTTTGCAGCCCTGTTTCCCTGTGGTTCGATTACCGGCGCACCGAAAATCAGCGCCATGAAAATCCTGCGCGAACTTGAGATTGGCCCCCGCGATATCTATTGTGGATCGCTCGGATGGATCGCCCCGGGCGGGCAAATGCGGTTCAATGTGGCCATTCGCACGATCTCGCTTCTGGATCAAAATCATGCGATCTTCAATGTCGGAGGCGGCGTGGTCTTCGATTCCACAGCGCAAGCGGAGTATGAGGAATGTCTGGTGAAAGCGCGGTTCGCGACGGGGCAGAAGCCAGCGTCAAGCTCGATGAGCAGACCGATCAGGGGCCCGATTATCAACTGA
- a CDS encoding amino acid ABC transporter permease, giving the protein MYNFNFEPVFASMDTLLIGAWQTIELSCASMLLGLIVSIICAVGKTAGPKPVRFVIDAYIEIIRNTPFLIQIFFIFFGLPSVGLRLSPNSAALLALVVNFGAYGTEIIRAGIESIQKGQVEAGTALGLSRLQVFRYIIMKPALRTVYPSLTSQFIYLMLTSSVVSVISASELAAAGNDLQSATFASFEVYIVITILYLIMSIGFSAIFSLIERMAFKYPLSR; this is encoded by the coding sequence GTGTATAATTTCAATTTTGAACCGGTCTTCGCGTCGATGGACACGCTGCTCATCGGTGCGTGGCAGACGATCGAGCTATCATGTGCCTCCATGTTGCTGGGTCTGATCGTCTCCATCATCTGTGCGGTGGGAAAGACGGCCGGTCCGAAGCCGGTGCGTTTCGTGATCGATGCCTATATCGAAATCATCCGTAACACGCCGTTTCTCATCCAGATATTCTTCATTTTCTTTGGTCTGCCATCTGTCGGTCTGCGTCTTTCGCCCAATAGTGCCGCACTTCTGGCGCTGGTGGTGAATTTCGGTGCCTATGGCACAGAGATCATCCGCGCGGGCATCGAATCCATTCAAAAGGGTCAGGTGGAAGCGGGTACGGCGCTGGGCCTTTCGCGGCTGCAGGTGTTTCGCTACATCATCATGAAGCCTGCATTGCGCACGGTCTATCCGTCGCTGACCAGCCAGTTCATCTATCTTATGCTGACGTCGAGTGTTGTCTCGGTAATTTCCGCCAGCGAGCTCGCCGCTGCCGGTAACGATCTTCAGTCGGCGACGTTTGCAAGTTTCGAAGTCTATATCGTCATCACCATTCTTTATCTGATCATGTCGATCGGATTCTCGGCGATCTTTTCGCTGATCGAGAGAATGGCATTCAAGTATCCGTTGAGCCGATAG
- a CDS encoding amino acid ABC transporter permease, with product MIRPFGWNEFLIILYAAQWTIALSVIAFAGGGVGGLLVALLRVSDNKIIRYIALGFIRLFQGTPLLMQLFLVFFGLNIFGFGVNPWVAASIALTLHASAFLGEIWRGCIDAVPPGQREAATALGLRYFNRMRYVILPQAARISVAPTVGFLVQLIKGTSLAAIIGFTELTRQGQIINNATFSPFMVFGTVAALYFILCWPLSILARRMETRFSRSTAR from the coding sequence ATGATCAGACCTTTCGGCTGGAACGAATTTCTCATCATCCTTTATGCGGCGCAGTGGACCATAGCGTTGTCGGTGATCGCTTTTGCAGGCGGCGGTGTCGGCGGGCTTCTGGTGGCGCTGTTGCGGGTGTCGGACAATAAGATAATCCGCTATATTGCGCTGGGCTTTATCCGGCTGTTTCAGGGCACGCCGCTTTTGATGCAGCTGTTTCTGGTGTTCTTCGGCCTCAATATTTTTGGCTTTGGCGTTAATCCTTGGGTTGCAGCGAGCATCGCGCTGACCTTGCATGCAAGCGCTTTTCTGGGCGAGATTTGGCGCGGCTGCATCGATGCGGTGCCCCCTGGCCAGCGTGAAGCAGCAACGGCTCTGGGTCTGCGATATTTCAACCGGATGCGCTACGTGATCCTGCCACAGGCCGCCCGCATTTCGGTCGCGCCGACAGTTGGCTTCCTGGTGCAGCTCATCAAGGGAACCTCGCTTGCCGCGATCATCGGCTTTACCGAACTGACCCGACAGGGCCAGATCATCAACAATGCGACCTTCAGTCCGTTCATGGTGTTCGGCACGGTGGCCGCGCTCTATTTTATTTTGTGCTGGCCATTGTCCATTCTGGCGCGGCGTATGGAAACACGGTTTTCGCGTTCAACCGCACGCTAA
- a CDS encoding transporter substrate-binding domain-containing protein encodes MNYTRRMAMILIGAGALATAVVPSAFAQSVEGIKSAGAIKIGMLVDFPPFGIINTSNEPDGYDADVAKLLAKELDVKAQIVPVTGPNRIPYLQSGQVDVLVASLGITEERAKSVDFSQPYAGISIGVFGPKDAAVTKPEDLSGKTIGVARASTQDTAVTAAAPKDATIRRFDDDASAVQALLSNQVELIGLSNVVAAEIEKAAPGRYEQKMQLSQQVQGIAVKKGSTEMLEFVNKFIEKAKGDGELNKIHEKWLGSPLPDFVSEAK; translated from the coding sequence ATGAATTACACCAGACGAATGGCAATGATCCTCATCGGGGCAGGCGCGCTTGCAACCGCCGTGGTGCCGTCGGCCTTTGCCCAGAGCGTGGAAGGCATCAAATCGGCTGGCGCGATCAAGATCGGCATGCTGGTCGATTTTCCGCCTTTCGGCATCATAAACACCAGCAACGAGCCGGACGGCTATGACGCGGACGTTGCTAAACTGCTGGCCAAGGAACTGGATGTTAAGGCACAGATCGTTCCCGTCACCGGACCGAACCGTATTCCCTATCTGCAGAGCGGACAGGTCGATGTGCTGGTTGCTTCGCTTGGTATCACAGAGGAACGCGCGAAGAGCGTAGATTTCTCGCAGCCTTATGCGGGTATTTCAATTGGCGTCTTCGGACCGAAAGACGCGGCCGTCACGAAGCCCGAAGACCTTTCGGGTAAGACGATTGGCGTGGCGCGTGCATCCACGCAGGATACGGCCGTTACCGCAGCTGCTCCAAAGGACGCCACCATCCGGCGTTTCGATGACGATGCCAGCGCCGTACAGGCACTGCTCTCCAATCAGGTGGAACTGATCGGACTTTCCAACGTCGTGGCCGCAGAAATCGAAAAGGCAGCCCCTGGCCGCTACGAGCAGAAAATGCAGCTGAGCCAGCAGGTACAGGGTATTGCGGTAAAGAAGGGTTCGACCGAGATGCTCGAATTTGTCAACAAATTCATCGAAAAGGCCAAGGGCGACGGCGAACTCAACAAGATCCACGAAAAATGGCTCGGCTCGCCATTGCCGGATTTTGTGTCTGAGGCAAAGTAA
- a CDS encoding aminotransferase class IV family protein, with protein MSGESAVRDGAEASVKLDEQTDQGPDYQLIETMRWEPLSGVLRLDLHMARLEGSANELGFDCDMMAIRQKIEAAGTSDQALKLRLTLAPDGLSEIIATPFEPLPQNTVWRIAIASTRLRHDDPLLRHKTTRRRAYIAAREEYSLAEVDEVILLNERDELCEGTITSIFLDTGDATFATPALSSGLLDGVLRREILNNGIATETPVSVKDLKKARTILVGNSLRGMIRAKLIDIDKI; from the coding sequence ATGTCTGGTGAAAGCGCGGTTCGCGACGGGGCAGAAGCCAGCGTCAAGCTCGATGAGCAGACCGATCAGGGGCCCGATTATCAACTGATCGAGACCATGCGCTGGGAACCCCTGTCGGGTGTCCTGCGTCTTGATCTGCATATGGCGCGCCTGGAAGGTTCGGCCAACGAGCTCGGCTTCGATTGCGATATGATGGCGATCCGCCAAAAGATCGAAGCGGCAGGCACATCCGATCAGGCCTTGAAACTGCGCCTGACGCTGGCACCCGACGGTTTGAGCGAGATTATCGCCACCCCTTTCGAACCATTACCGCAAAACACTGTCTGGCGCATTGCCATCGCTAGCACTCGCCTCAGACACGACGATCCGCTCTTGCGCCACAAAACCACGCGTCGCCGAGCCTATATTGCGGCGCGGGAGGAATATTCGCTCGCGGAAGTGGATGAAGTCATTCTGCTTAACGAGCGCGATGAACTGTGCGAAGGCACGATCACCTCGATTTTTCTCGATACAGGCGATGCTACCTTCGCCACGCCCGCGCTGTCGTCAGGGCTTCTCGACGGTGTTTTGCGCCGCGAAATCCTCAACAACGGCATTGCCACCGAAACGCCGGTTTCGGTTAAAGACCTGAAAAAAGCACGGACCATTCTGGTTGGCAATTCGTTGCGCGGCATGATCCGCGCAAAACTGATCGACATTGATAAGATTTAA
- a CDS encoding SPFH domain-containing protein — MTGFDITLLILAALVLATLFAGIKTVPQGFNYTVERFGRYTRTLNPGLNLIIPFFDRIGARLNMMEQVLDVPTQEVITRDNAIVGVDAVAFYQVLNAAQAAYQVSNLQYAVLNLTMTNIRTVMGSMDLDELLSNRDTINDRLLRVVDEAAHPWGLKMTRVEIKDISPPADIVASMARQMKAERDKRAQVLEAEGDRNAQILRAEGQKQSQILEAEGKLEAAKREAEARERLAEAEAKATTLVSDAVSSGNVQALNYFVAQKYTEALGNIASAKNQKVVLMPLEASSLIGSLAGIGAIAKEVFGDGVTPVDPASPPPVTRGRSVPTTNRS; from the coding sequence ATGACAGGTTTTGACATAACGCTGCTGATTTTGGCTGCGCTGGTTCTGGCAACACTGTTTGCAGGCATCAAGACGGTGCCGCAGGGCTTTAATTATACAGTTGAGCGTTTCGGACGCTATACGCGAACGCTCAATCCGGGCCTCAACCTGATCATTCCCTTCTTCGATCGCATCGGTGCGCGCCTCAACATGATGGAGCAGGTGCTGGATGTTCCGACACAGGAAGTCATCACCCGCGACAACGCCATTGTCGGTGTCGATGCAGTGGCCTTCTATCAGGTCTTGAACGCCGCTCAGGCCGCGTATCAGGTTTCGAACCTGCAATATGCCGTCCTCAACCTCACCATGACCAATATCCGTACCGTCATGGGGTCAATGGATCTCGACGAACTTCTGTCCAACCGTGACACGATCAATGATCGCCTGCTGCGTGTGGTCGACGAAGCCGCGCATCCATGGGGCCTCAAGATGACACGCGTCGAGATCAAGGATATCAGCCCGCCTGCCGATATCGTTGCCTCCATGGCCCGCCAGATGAAGGCCGAACGCGACAAGCGCGCACAGGTTCTGGAAGCCGAAGGCGACCGCAACGCGCAGATTCTTCGCGCCGAAGGCCAGAAACAGTCACAGATTCTCGAAGCCGAGGGCAAGCTCGAAGCCGCCAAGCGCGAGGCGGAAGCTCGCGAACGGCTGGCGGAGGCGGAAGCCAAGGCCACCACGCTTGTTTCCGATGCGGTTTCCAGCGGCAATGTGCAGGCACTCAACTATTTCGTGGCGCAGAAATATACCGAAGCCCTTGGCAATATCGCCAGCGCCAAGAACCAGAAGGTTGTGCTGATGCCGCTTGAGGCCAGTTCGCTGATTGGTTCGCTCGCCGGTATCGGCGCGATCGCCAAGGAGGTTTTTGGCGATGGTGTCACCCCGGTCGATCCGGCCTCGCCGCCACCCGTTACGCGCGGGCGCAGCGTGCCGACGACAAACCGCAGCTAG
- a CDS encoding NfeD family protein translates to MISDFLSGLGLWNWFVFGLALLLLELLAPGFFFIWFGLAALVTGGIALLLGSITGFGWQFQIVVFLVMAVIFVLAGRRFFGSNDRHDEPFLNQRGEQLVGQRATLEEALVNGRGRIRINDTIWRVKGPDLPAGTQVRVVSFDPVTLEIEVAV, encoded by the coding sequence ATGATATCGGACTTCCTCTCCGGGCTTGGCCTCTGGAACTGGTTCGTCTTCGGGCTAGCCCTGCTGCTTCTTGAACTTCTGGCGCCGGGCTTCTTTTTCATCTGGTTTGGGCTGGCGGCACTGGTCACCGGCGGCATTGCCCTGCTTCTTGGTTCCATAACCGGCTTCGGATGGCAATTTCAGATCGTCGTGTTTCTGGTTATGGCAGTGATCTTCGTGCTGGCCGGTCGCCGCTTCTTCGGCAGCAATGACCGCCATGACGAGCCGTTCCTCAACCAGCGCGGCGAACAGCTCGTCGGTCAGCGCGCAACACTCGAGGAAGCGCTCGTCAATGGCCGTGGTCGCATCCGCATCAACGATACGATATGGCGCGTAAAAGGACCGGACCTACCAGCCGGTACGCAGGTGCGTGTCGTGAGCTTCGATCCTGTCACGTTGGAAATAGAGGTAGCAGTTTAA
- the omp10 gene encoding outer membrane lipoprotein Omp10, which yields MKRFRIIGSLALMSLVLAACETTGPVGGNSQSAIGRPGGIEGNWSDPNGIISSFNGGSFQTRTTDTNERLAEGSYRYQSPQLVEIDMRSIVRGTSSKVNCALVSPSQLNCTSSTGARFSLTRGAVG from the coding sequence ATGAAACGCTTCCGCATCATTGGCTCCCTTGCCCTCATGTCGCTGGTTTTGGCGGCTTGTGAAACGACCGGCCCGGTAGGCGGCAACTCTCAGTCTGCCATCGGGCGTCCTGGCGGCATTGAAGGCAACTGGTCAGACCCCAACGGCATTATTTCCTCATTCAATGGCGGTTCTTTCCAGACCCGGACCACCGACACCAACGAGCGACTGGCCGAAGGTAGCTACCGCTATCAGTCGCCGCAGCTCGTGGAAATCGACATGCGCTCCATCGTGCGTGGCACATCTTCCAAGGTCAATTGCGCGCTGGTTTCTCCAAGCCAGCTTAACTGCACTTCATCGACCGGCGCCCGTTTTTCACTGACACGTGGCGCTGTCGGTTAA
- a CDS encoding 2-hydroxyacid dehydrogenase, whose amino-acid sequence MMALIEEKLDAGYKVHRLYRAEEKTEIEAALGKIRAVVTGGGSGLSNEWIARLPALGIIAINGVGTDKVDLEFARDRGVNVTTTPGLLSDDVADIGIILMLDLLRHVTAGDGFVREGRWARGEAFSLGVSPKGKRIGVLGLGQIGRSMARRAEAFGMQVHYWNRSPVENTDWIAHASPVELAKNSDVLAVCVAANPSTANIVNADVLAALGSKAYLVNVSRGSVVDEDALLDALENGVIAGAGLDVFVNEPTIRDEFLSAPNTVLMPHQGSATVETRIAMGELVLENIQAFFAGQTPPSTVN is encoded by the coding sequence ATGATGGCGCTGATCGAAGAAAAACTTGATGCCGGTTATAAAGTGCACCGGCTTTACAGGGCTGAAGAGAAGACGGAAATTGAAGCAGCGCTCGGCAAAATCCGTGCGGTGGTAACCGGCGGTGGCAGCGGGCTTTCGAACGAATGGATCGCACGGCTTCCCGCACTGGGTATTATCGCAATAAACGGGGTTGGTACCGATAAGGTCGATCTCGAATTTGCCCGCGATCGTGGCGTTAATGTGACGACCACACCGGGCCTGTTGAGCGATGATGTGGCAGATATCGGCATTATATTGATGCTTGATCTCCTGCGCCATGTCACGGCAGGTGACGGCTTTGTGCGTGAGGGACGCTGGGCGCGCGGCGAGGCCTTTAGCTTGGGCGTCAGTCCCAAAGGCAAGCGCATCGGTGTTCTGGGGCTTGGCCAGATCGGCAGATCAATGGCCAGACGGGCCGAAGCCTTTGGTATGCAGGTTCATTACTGGAACCGCTCACCCGTTGAAAATACCGACTGGATCGCCCATGCTTCGCCGGTCGAGCTCGCGAAAAACAGCGATGTTTTGGCAGTGTGCGTCGCCGCCAATCCCTCTACCGCCAATATCGTCAATGCCGATGTGCTGGCAGCACTTGGCAGCAAGGCCTATCTCGTCAACGTCTCACGTGGCAGCGTTGTCGATGAAGACGCGCTTCTCGATGCCCTTGAAAATGGCGTTATCGCAGGCGCGGGGCTTGATGTCTTTGTCAATGAGCCGACCATCCGCGACGAATTCCTGAGCGCACCCAACACGGTTTTGATGCCACATCAGGGTAGCGCAACTGTTGAGACGCGCATTGCCATGGGCGAACTGGTGCTGGAAAATATCCAAGCATTCTTTGCCGGCCAAACCCCTCCTTCCACAGTCAACTGA
- a CDS encoding amino acid ABC transporter ATP-binding protein gives MNQTAQDKVGPAVLMEGINKWYGTYHALRNINLTVARGERIVICGPSGSGKSTLIRCINQLESIQEGRIVVDGLDLTKGGRNVDVVRQETGMVFQQFNLFPHMTVLENCTLAPTKVRGVAKAEAEKTARQYLERVRIPEQADKYPAQLSGGQQQRVAIARALCMNPKIMLFDEPTSALDPEMVKEVLDTMIDLAKEGMTMLCVTHEMGFARQVADRVIFMDQGQILEMAPPEEFFGNPKHERTKAFIGQIS, from the coding sequence ATGAACCAGACGGCGCAGGACAAAGTGGGTCCGGCAGTGCTCATGGAAGGTATCAACAAGTGGTACGGGACCTATCATGCGCTGCGAAACATCAACCTGACCGTGGCGCGGGGTGAGCGTATCGTCATCTGCGGCCCGTCCGGATCGGGCAAATCCACGCTTATCCGCTGCATCAACCAGCTTGAAAGTATTCAGGAAGGGCGGATTGTCGTCGATGGCCTGGACCTGACCAAAGGCGGCAGGAACGTCGATGTTGTCCGGCAGGAAACCGGCATGGTTTTCCAGCAGTTCAACCTGTTTCCGCATATGACGGTGCTTGAAAACTGCACATTGGCGCCCACAAAGGTGCGCGGTGTGGCAAAAGCTGAAGCCGAGAAGACCGCACGGCAATATCTTGAGCGCGTACGCATTCCCGAACAGGCCGACAAATATCCCGCCCAGCTGTCCGGTGGCCAGCAGCAGCGCGTGGCGATCGCCCGCGCCTTGTGCATGAATCCCAAGATCATGCTGTTCGATGAACCGACTTCGGCCCTTGATCCTGAAATGGTCAAGGAGGTGCTCGACACCATGATCGATCTGGCGAAAGAGGGCATGACCATGCTGTGCGTGACCCATGAAATGGGATTTGCGCGTCAGGTCGCCGATCGGGTAATTTTCATGGACCAGGGGCAGATTCTGGAAATGGCACCGCCGGAAGAGTTTTTTGGCAATCCCAAGCATGAGCGCACGAAAGCCTTTATCGGTCAGATTTCCTGA
- a CDS encoding LacI family DNA-binding transcriptional regulator, whose amino-acid sequence MAHDDRRKNRVTLIDVALHADVSRATASLVVRKSPLVSALTREKVERSLRELGYVYNMGAASLRAERSNTVGVILPTLGNPFYGELLAGIESVLGEAEIVVLLAISHDKFSNQRLLMQRMREHGVDGVIVSPSADTQAEYIEQMPGWGLPAVQVLRHVSDRVDYAGVDYASGMRQAVNHLAALGHKTIAFAVHRPFHSAYRERIEGFREAMLQLRLNAELIVELPNSIPEIARATPLLFAQGQMPTAAICLNDVVALGLSAGLYDYGKKIGLDFALVGFDDVSDAEATRPRLSSVATRPVTVGQNAARLLLDRLDQPDRVSRKIISETYLQVRQSCGGPVYRESATN is encoded by the coding sequence CCGTAGAAAAAACCGCGTCACCCTGATCGACGTGGCCCTCCATGCCGATGTTTCCCGCGCGACAGCATCGCTTGTGGTGCGCAAGAGCCCGCTGGTGAGTGCGCTAACGCGTGAAAAAGTGGAAAGGTCACTACGGGAACTGGGTTATGTTTATAATATGGGGGCGGCCAGTCTGCGTGCCGAACGGTCGAATACGGTCGGCGTCATCTTGCCCACCCTCGGCAATCCGTTTTACGGCGAGCTTCTTGCTGGCATCGAAAGTGTACTGGGCGAAGCTGAAATCGTGGTTCTTCTGGCGATCAGCCATGACAAGTTTTCCAATCAGCGCCTGTTGATGCAGCGCATGCGCGAACATGGTGTCGATGGCGTAATCGTTTCGCCGTCCGCAGATACGCAAGCAGAATATATCGAACAGATGCCCGGCTGGGGGCTACCAGCTGTGCAGGTTTTGCGGCATGTGAGTGACAGGGTCGACTATGCTGGCGTTGATTATGCCAGCGGCATGCGCCAGGCGGTCAATCATCTTGCCGCTCTCGGCCACAAGACAATCGCGTTTGCAGTTCATCGCCCCTTCCATTCGGCCTATCGCGAGAGAATCGAAGGCTTTCGCGAGGCGATGCTGCAACTGCGCCTCAATGCGGAACTGATTGTCGAGTTGCCAAATTCGATCCCTGAAATTGCCCGAGCGACTCCGTTGCTGTTCGCGCAGGGGCAGATGCCAACCGCTGCAATCTGTCTCAATGATGTTGTCGCGCTCGGTCTTTCAGCCGGGCTTTATGACTATGGCAAGAAAATCGGGCTTGATTTTGCGTTGGTCGGGTTTGACGACGTCAGTGATGCGGAAGCAACGCGCCCCCGACTGAGCTCGGTTGCGACGCGGCCCGTAACGGTGGGGCAGAACGCTGCCCGTCTGCTTCTGGACCGTCTTGACCAGCCAGATCGTGTGTCGCGCAAGATTATCAGCGAAACATATTTGCAGGTTCGCCAATCCTGTGGCGGCCCTGTTTATCGAGAGAGTGCGACCAATTAG